The genomic window ATGGATTATTAAGTTTAGTTTACCCCCTTTTTAGCATATGaaaatttggtttaattgaaaatagagagtaaactataaatttttagattttcataatcacaacaatccacttagcatatatatagtaataaatgttggtaaattgatgacattttaaaagaatatatttatttttataaaagtcatttaaagattcacattgatttgagttgaaactATTTATccttacttgcatgatatacatgactgacatatggtttttgagccaaagaacacacaacctgtgatatttgagcttaattacatggttacattatttaaccataatattttattcttgtgtattttcttcactatgattgcaatcttcactttgttccattctatatgtccattagttagtgtatttacatgcttgcatatgattgaggccattacttgtttctgctcacttatcccaaatagcctaccctttaaatcacccttgttagccacctcgagccttttaatccccaattgttctatattttaccacatcactagccttaagcaaaaaaataattaaataccccaattgaatccttggttagcttaagatagagattgtgtatcaactaagtgtggggaaccgtaggaacttgggttgatagaaAAGTGTTAAATTGACAAAATAATTGGaaattgggtgcatgctcatgtaagACCAAAATAActaaataccatgtgcattgatatgttatgtttatttttctaataataataatgataataataataataataataataataataataataataataataataataataataataataataataataataataataataatcataggTTCCataggttcaaccggttcgaccgtggttgaaccgaaaaaactgttttataataaaataataaataaaatataaataaacacatgaaaatataattatagtataatgtaaactttaaaatatcattcaaattaaaagtactacataaaccagaatgttataatctcattcaaatacaaattcaaaagtgaaaaaacaaaacaaccaatcaaacataACATAGCAACATCAAAATAATCCAAGtttgtcatcaatcatcaaaatcctcCATAACTTGCTACAGATATGCGTCATTGATATCATCACCTTCATTTCCACTACTTGGACCAGAAAAAGCAAGTGGTGCAGCATAAAATGTACtactactaccaccaccaccaccttgaTCTAAATCATCATCAATCTCATCTAACAAAATATAACACATTATCAATAAATTAAAGATCAAAGCTATTGTAATTTATTGTCTGATCAATAAACTATAATACTCACCAAGCAAGTCTTCAATATTACTTGGAAGATCAGGCTCTTTTTCAACAACCTCTTCCGTCACCCAAAATCAACCATATCAATCTTTTCAATATCGATTGGATCATATTGCAACTTtagctttcttttttttctttccttcctaacaaattaaatacaatatatgaTAAGCCTAGTATATTAACTATATAAAATCTAATGATATGGAATGAAAGGAAGAAATATATATTACCTGGATTTAAGAcgcaaattatatgtaacatacaCAATATCACTTAGTCTATCATGCTCCAATCTATTCCTTCTTGTTGTATGAATTTGATCAAAAAGACTCCAATTTCTTTCACACCCTGAAGAAGTAGATGCTTGGCTAAAAATGCAAACTACCATGTTTTGTAAACATGGAGCAGAACTACCAAACAACCTCCACCATTCATCTACAAGTTACAATCCCATATCTCAAGTATTAGTTATCAAATTAAGAAaaccaaaacataaaataagtaaataactaaaGCTTATTATCAAACAGATATTATTACCAGGTTGAAGTCTTTTTGCAGCTGGAACAGCTTCAAGCCTATCAAAGCTTTCCTTTCGATCTCTATATAAGTGTATTTCTTTCATTGCCTCAACTGAATCTAAATTATTAACCTTCCAATGCAACGTAACAAGATCAAGTAAAGCTCGCATGACATCAGGTGCTTCTCTATAATTTtcagaaaaaaagcaagcaggaTCCAAGAAATAAGCTGTTGCGTGAAGACTTTTTTTCAAGTGTTTGTCCCATCTTGAGTTGATAATCTCTGTATATGGTTGATATGCAGTCTTCCTTTGCTTGAACATTTCTTTGATTCCATTTTCTAACCTCAGCATACCTTCATAAACAATCCCCAATGATGGTTTATCATCGGCATCTACCAACCTCAGCAATTTAATCAACGGACTCAATTTGGCATGCAGTAAAACAATCATCCCAAAATTTATTGTCTAGGATAATTGCACTCACAGCTCTNNNNNNNNNNNNNNNNNNNNNNNNNNNNNNNNNNNNNNNNNNNNNNNNNNNNNNNNNNNNNNNNNNNNNNNNNNNNNNNNNNNNNNNNNNNNNNNNNNNNNNNNNNNNNNNNNNNNNNNNNNNNNNNNNNNNNNNNNNNNNNNNNNNNNNNNNNNNNNNNNNNNNNNNNNNNNNNNNNNNNNNNNNNNNNNNNNNNNNNNNNNNNNNNNNNNNNNNNNNNNNNNNNNNNNNNNNNNNNNNNNNNNNNNNNNNNNNNNNNNNNNNNNNNNNNNNNNNNNNNNNNNNNNNNNNNNNNNNNNNNNNNNNNNNNNNNNNNNNNNNNNNNNNNNNNNNNNNNNNNNNNNNNNNNNNNNNNNNNNNNNNNNNNNNNNNNNNNNNNNNNNNNNNNNNNNNNNNNNNNNNNNNNNNNNNNNNNNNNNNNNNNNNNNNNNNNNNNNNNNNNNNNNNNNNNNNNNNNNNNNNNNNNNNNNNNNNNNNNNNNNNNNNNNNNNNNNNNNNNNNNNNNNNNNNNNNNNNNNNNNNNNNNNNNNNNNNNNNNNNNNNNNNNNNNNNNNNNNNNNNNNNNNNNNNNNNNNNNNNNNNNNNNNNNNNNNNNNNNNNNNNNNNNNNNNNNNNNNNNNNNNNNNNNNNNNNNNNNNNNNNNNNNNNNNNNNNNNNNNNNNNNNNNNNNNNNNNNNNNNNNNNNNNNNNNNNNNNNNNNNNNNNNNNNNNNNNNNNNNNNNNNNNNNNNNNNNNNNNNNNNNNNNNNNNNNNNNNNNNNNNNNNNNNNNNNNNNNNNNNNNNNNNNNNNNGTGTGTATAAATAACCAATACTTGTAAATCCGATTTGCGCTCAAATATACTCATCAATGTGAGGAAGACAGTGGCAAAACGACTTGCACCTGGACGAACAATCTCCCTTCAATAAGTTCTTTGTCTTAGCCAGGACAAGAACACCGTATGATTATACACAAACACGGTAATCTTTGAAGCACGTGTTGCAAGGCTAGAAATATGTGGCATGCTGCTTATATCTTTTAGAATAAGATTCAAGCAATGAGCAGCACAAGGTGACCAGTgaatattttcaaatttcttattaATAAGCCTACCAGCAGCAATTTAATTCGCAGCATTATCAGTCACTACATGAACAATATTATCAAGTCCAATCCATTCAATCACCTCTGAAAACAAGTTACACAAGCTTGAAGCATTTTTAACCATACTTGAGGCATCTACAGATTTCACAAAGCACAACCCTTTCGAACAATAAACCAAAAAATTAATCAATGTTCTTTGCCTTTGATCTGTCCAACCATCAGCCATGAGAGTACATCCAGTTTCTTTCCAAGCAGAACTATAGCTATCAACAACCATTTGACACTCCCTTTTGAGATCGGCTAATAAGTTAACCCTCAAAGAGTCATAAGAAGGACCTTTATAACCAGGCCCAAAGCCAGCTACACCATCCAACATATCTTGAAAAAAGGGTGACATAACCGCATTGAAAGGAATCCTACAATCCAAAAGCCATCTAGCCACTCGCTTATCAACTTCATGAAGTGCCTCTTTGTTTTGAAACACGCTTTTCAGACTTGGTTGACTTCCGGAGTTGTTCTTGGTGCAAACATAGGAGGAATAAtggtttttgctttcttttttggaTCGCCTCCAATAACCTCCTTAGTTGGTAACTGACTCGGAGTTTGTTGTTCTTCTTGCGCTATTGCTTCATCAATTGCATCCTCACACTCATCGGTACACTCTTCGTTGAAACTTACTTTCCTTTTACTAGTTTTACTTTTCTGAATCTCTTTCAATAAACCTTCCATTTGTTTTTCTACATCATACGGGACCTTAAAACACTTCTTAATGTCTCCACCTATCTTCGCCAAATGCTTTTTCATTCTATTAATTCCCCCGTCCCCAAAAGTACTCAGACAAAATAAGCATTGGTAATGCGGTTTTccatttatattttgtaaagcaacGTATCTCCAAGCAGGATTAGCTTTCCCCCGAACACTAGAAGTTTGTGACTGACTTTCGTTAGTCGCGGGAGGAAGAGAACGTTCATTCGAAGCAGAATTATTTTCAGCATTATTATTCCTAGGTAGTTCTTGGTTGATACTTTCATCCATACCTAAACATTACCAGaaatccaacccaataatctcaactctcaagttcataacaaacaacatccaaaattattcaaaattattcacaattatttaacaaacaacaaaattcagttcagtaaacaaagcaaaatcaaAGAGCTACTCAATCAAAGAGTTCACAGTTTAGCAGTTCATCATATTAGTTTATCATGTCACAAAATCCAGTTCAGTTAAGCAGGATCAATCAGAGTTCACAGTTTCAGAGTTCAATAGTTCATCATTTCACAAAATCAAAGAGCTACTCAATGAACAGAGTTCACAGTATCAGAGTTCATCACAGTATCAGAGACTCAGAGTTCATCATGCAATAGTTATTCAGTGATTCAATCAAACAATCATAAGttcataactaaaataaaaattaccttgAACTCAAAGTCGAAGGCTTTCTCTCAGAGCTCGAAGGCACCTTCAAGGCTTCAACCGAACATGCAGTAGGCCAGTTGGGAGAGTGGGAGACAGACAGCGACGCCGAGTGGTGACTGGTCGAAGGAAGTGATTGCTCGCCGGAGGTGACTGGTCGAAGGAGCTgactgctgatgagcggatattttatacgctttttggggttaatttcatatagttttta from Arachis ipaensis cultivar K30076 chromosome B09, Araip1.1, whole genome shotgun sequence includes these protein-coding regions:
- the LOC107615447 gene encoding uncharacterized protein LOC107615447 translates to MDESINQELPRNNNAENNSASNERSLPPATNESQSQTSSVRGKANPAWRYVALQNINGKPHYQCLFCLSTFGDGGINRMKKHLAKIGGDIKKCFKVPYDVEKQMEGLLKEIQKSKTSKRKVSFNEECTDECEDAIDEAIAQEEQQTPSQLPTKEVIGGDPKKKAKTIIPPMIPFNAVMSPFFQDMLDGVAGFGPGYKGPSYDSLRVNLLADLKRECQMVVDSYSSAWKETGCTLMADGWTDQRQRTLINFLVYCSKGLCFVKSVDASSMVKNASSLCNLFSEVIEWIGLDNIVHVVTDNAAN